A window from Solanum stenotomum isolate F172 chromosome 5, ASM1918654v1, whole genome shotgun sequence encodes these proteins:
- the LOC125865513 gene encoding sodium/hydrogen exchanger 4, with amino-acid sequence MSLFNYVNFIGHKNSHEMVVPITLFVAILCICLVIGSLFEENRWVNESITAIIIGLISGTTILLISKGKSSHILRFNEEVFFIYLLPPIIFNAGYQVKKKQFFHNFLTIMSFGVIGVFISSSIIASGSWWIFPKLNFNGLTIRDYLGIGAIFSATDTVCTLQVLHQDETPLLYSLVFGEGVVNDATSVVLFNAVQKIDVARFNGWSAFHVFLDFLYLFSTSTCLGVVAGLITSYILKGLYFGRHSTVREISLMLLMAYLSYMLAELWSLSGILTVFFSGILMSHYAWHNVTDSSRITTRHAFEAMSFIAETFIFLYVGMDALDIEKWKMSQQSLAGSVWTSMGIYITVLVLMAIGRAAFVFPLSVLSNFMNRNATRTPPITFKHQIVIWWAGLMRGAVSIALAFKQFTFSGVTIDPVHAVMVTTTVVVVLFSTLVFGFLTKPLIHHLLPHNDSRRGIDRESSISKETLPLLSFDESATTNLLRAKDSLSMLLQRPVYTIHSYWRRFDDTYMRPVFCAPAINEESVWLEILYICSDESNLVGIMACLVPSTLQEN; translated from the exons ATGTCCCTTTTCAATTACGTGAATTTTATTGGGCATAAGAACAGCCATGAGATGGTGGTTCCGATCACTCTGTTCGTGGCgattttgtgtatatgtttAGTAATTGGCTCTTTATTCGAAGAAAATCGATGGGTTAACGAATCCATCACAGCCATTATCATT GGTCTCATATCAGGGACAACAATACTTCTGATAAGCAAGGGGAAAAGTTCTCACATACTTAGATTTAATGAAGAAGTGTTCTTCATTTATCTACTTCCACCGATAATATTTAATGCAGG ATACCAAGTTAAGAAGAAGCAGTTCTTCCATAACTTCTTAACTATTATGTCGTTTGGAGTTATTGGTGTTTTCATATCATCAAGTATTATCGCATCGG GCAGCTGGTGGATATTTCCCAAGCTTAATTTCAATGGATTGACTATTCGTGACTACCTTG GTATTGGAGCAATATTTTCGGCGACGGATACTGTTTGCACACTGCAG GTTCTTCATCAAGACGAGACTCCGTTACTTTACAGCCTTGTCTTTGGGGAAGGAGTAGTGAATGATGCTACATCAGTTGTTCTATTCAATGCAGTGCAGAAGATTGATGTCGCAAGATTCAATGGCTGGTCGGCTTTCCATGTCTTTCTAGATTTTCTGTACCTGTTCTCCACAAGCACTTGTCTCGGAGTTGTT GCTGGACTTATAACATCATACATTCTGAAGGGCTTATATTTCGGAAG ACATTCTACCGTTCGTGAAATATCTCTCATGCTTCTGATGGCATATCTGTCTTACATGTTGGCTGAG CTTTGGAGCCTCAGTGGGATTTTGACCGTCTTCTTTTCCGGAATCTTGATGTCTCACTATGCATGGCATAATGTGACTGATAGTTCAAGAATCACTACGAG GCATGCATTTGAAGCTATGTCTTTCATTGCTGAAACATTCATATTTTTGTATGTGGGGATGGATGCGCTGGACATTGAAAAGTGGAAAATGAGCCAACAGAG TCTTGCTGGTAGTGTTTGGACTTCAATGGGAATATATATTACTGTGCTCGTGTTGATGGCTATTGGGCGTGCTGCTTTTGTGTTCCCTCTCTCTGTTCTTTCCAATTTCATGAATCGAAATGCTACAAGAACGCCGCCAATAACGTTCAAACATCAG ATAGTAATTTGGTGGGCTGGTCTTATGAGAGGGGCGGTTTCTATAGCCCTAGCGTTCAAGCAG TTCACTTTCTCTGGTGTCACTATTGATCCAGTACATGCCGTAATGGTTACGACTACAGTAGTTGTTGTGCTCTTCAGTACTCTG GTTTTTGGCTTCTTGACAAAGCCACTTATTCATCATCTGCTTCCGCATAACGACAGTAGGAGAGGTATAGACAGAGAATCATCTATCTCAAAAGAGACACTTCCATTGCTTTCGTTTGATGAATCTGCCACAACCAATCTACTACGCGCGAAGGATAGCTTGTCCATGCTGCTTCAAAGACCTGTATATACAATTCATTCCTACTGGAGGAGGTTCGATGATACTTACATGAGACCGGTATTTTGTGCACCAGCCATAAACGAGGAGTCTG TATGGTTGGAGATTTTATACATTTGCTCTGATGAATCAAATCTTGTTGGAATTATGGCATGTCTTGTTCCTTCGACTcttcaagaaaattaa
- the LOC125865056 gene encoding 40S ribosomal protein S8-like — protein MGISRDSMHKRRATGGKKKAWRKKRKYEMGRQSANTKLVPNAKTVRRIRVRGGNVKWRALRLDTGNYSWGSEAVTRKTRLLDVVYNASNNELVRTQTLVKSAIVQVDAAPFKQWYLQHYGVEIGRKKKSAAKKEGEEVAEAAAEEKKSNHVQRKLEKRQQDRKIDPHVEEQFASGRLLAAISSRPGQCGRADGYILEGKELEFYMKKLQKKKGKGASGATA, from the exons ATGG GTATCTCTCGTGATTCGATGCACAAGAGACGTGCCACTGGAGGCAAGAAGAAGGCATGGAGGAAGAAGCGAAA GTATGAGATGGGAAGACAGTCTGCAAATACAAAGCTGGTGCCTAATGCTAAGACTGTTAGGAGGATCAGGGTCCGAGGAGGCAATGTGAAGTGGCGTGCTTTGAGGTTGGACACTGGAAATTACTCTTGGGGTAGTGAAGCTGTTACTAGGAAGACCCGTTTATTGGATGTGGTCTACAACGCCTCAAACAATGAGTTGGTTAGAACACAAACTCTAGTGAAGAGTGCTATTGTGCAAGTTGATGCAGCTCCATTTAAGCAGTGGTATCTCCAGCATTACGGTGTTGAAATTGGTCGCAAGAAGAAGAGTGCTGCCAAGAAGGAAGGAGAG gAGGTTGCTGAGGCTGCTGCAGAGGAGAAGAAAAGTAACCATGTCCAAAGAAAGCTGGAAAAGCGTCAACAGGATCGCAAGATCGACCCACATGTTGAAGAGCAATTTGCTAGTGGTCGTCTATTGGCGGCAATCTCATCACGACCTGGCCAATGTGGCCGTGCTGATGG TTACATCTTGGAGGGTAAGGAACTGGAGTTTTACATGAAGAAGCTACAGAAAAAGAAAGGGAAGGGTGCAAGTGGTGCTACTGCTTAA